The Pseudomonas moraviensis genome contains the following window.
GGCAGTCGCGACGGCGGGGTGATGCATGGCGTCGCGTTCGGCGCGCAGATCATCAGCGCCGACAACGGCGACCCGGGGCCGGAGGACGGCATCGTTCGCGGCAACGATGGTGCGGTGTACAAGGCCGGTTGGGATGCGCTGATCGCCAGTGGGGCGCGGATCATCAACAACAGCTGGGGCATCGGCATCACCGACCGCTTCGACCTCGGCGGCCGCGATCCGGCGTACCCGCATTTCACCGTCAACGACGCGCAATTGCAATTCAACGAAATCCGCACCTTGCTCGGCACCAAACCGGGCGGCGCCTACGACGGTGCGATTGCCGCCGCACGCAGCGGCATCGTCACCATTTTCGCCGCCGGCAACGACTACAACCTCAACAACCCGGATGCCATCGCCGGTCTCGGCTATTTCGTCCCGGACATCGCGCCGAACTGGATCACCGTCGCCGCGTTGCAGCAGAACCCGGACGCGGCCAGCGCCAACCCCTACGTGATCAGCACGTTCTCCTCGCGTTGCGGCTACACGGCGAGTTACTGCGTCTCGGCGCCGGGCACGAAGATCTACAGCTCGATCATCGAAGGCACCAACGCCGGCAACCTGACCACCGGCTACGCCAACTACAACGGCACGTCGATGGCGGCACCGCACGTCGCCGGTTCCATCGCGGTGCTGATGGAGCGCTTTCCGTACATGAGCGGCGATCAGGTCGCCAGCGTGTTGCGCACTACGGCGACCGACCTCGGCGCGCCGGGCATCGACGCCTTGTACGGTTGGGGCATGATCAATCTGCGCAAAGCCATCGACGGCCCGGCGATGTTCGTGACCGAGCAGGATATTCCCGAGGAATTCCGCGTGCAGGGCGCTTACGGCTCCGGCCAGTTTGTTGCTGACTTGCCGGGCATCGGCGCGATCATCGATCAGGGCAAACCGACCGAGCGGGTCTGCAGCGACATCACTTGCGGCCTCGACACCTGGCGCAACGACATCGGCGGCCATGGCGGTCTGACCAAGCAAGGCATCGGCACCCTGGTGCTGACCGGCAACAACACTTACAGCGGCCCGACCCTGGTCAATCAGGGGCGACTGGCAATCAATGGCTCGCTGCAATCGGCGGTCACGGTGAATGATGGTGGTGTTCTCGGCGGCAACGGCCGCATCGGCGCACTGGCGGTAAATAGCGGCGGTACGGTGGCACCGGGCAATTCCATCGGCACTCTGAATGTGGCCGGTGACGTGACCTTCGCGCCGGGTTCGACCTACGCCGTAGAGCTGTCGCCAACCAGCAGCGACGAGATCGTTGCGAGCGGCAAAGCGGTCGTCGAAGGCGCCACGGTGAGCCTGTCACTGGAAAACAGCCCGACCTTGCTCAGCACCGGCGAAGTGCAAAGCCTGCTCGGCACCCGTTACAACATCCTGCAAGCAGCGGGTGGCATTGAAGGGCGCTTCGGTCAGGTCTTGCCGAATTACGCCTTCCTCGGCGGCACCCTCGATTACTCGGCGGGCGGCATTCAACTGGCGGTCGGGCGGAATGAGGCATCGTTTGCCAGCGTCGGTCTGACGCCCAACCAGCGCGCCGTCGGTGCCGCCGCCGAGCGTCTGGGCGCAGGCAATGCGCTGTTCGAAACCCTGTTGCTGTCGCCAAACGCGGCGTCGGCGCAGCAGGCTTTTCAACAGTTGTCGGGTGAAATCCACCCGGCCATTGGCACGCTGCTGATCAACGACAGCCGTTACCTGCGCGAAGCGGTCGGCGAGCGTCTGCGTGAGCGTGATCTGTTCAATGCCGATGCGCCGACGGATGATCGCAGTAACGTCTGGGTCAAGGTCCTCGGATCGTGGGGCGAGAGTGATGGCGGACATGAGAATGCCGATTCCAACAGCTCCATCGGTGGGCTGCTGGCCGGTGTCGACGGTCTGATTGCTGAAGATACCCGTCTCGGTTTCGTCACCGGTTACAGCGACAGTTCGTTGAGCATGGGCAGCGGCACG
Protein-coding sequences here:
- a CDS encoding autotransporter serine protease; amino-acid sequence: MDNNNTPAQSGGRFALKTLTVAMLCASAMAQAAPYVENGRNGDPSSWRSNEFKADWGLGAIGADYAYAAGYTGKGVKLGIFDQPVYAAHPEFSGSNKVVTLVTSGIREYTDPYIPVKAGDAFLYDGSPSVGSNGKLGAHGTHVGGIAAGSRDGGVMHGVAFGAQIISADNGDPGPEDGIVRGNDGAVYKAGWDALIASGARIINNSWGIGITDRFDLGGRDPAYPHFTVNDAQLQFNEIRTLLGTKPGGAYDGAIAAARSGIVTIFAAGNDYNLNNPDAIAGLGYFVPDIAPNWITVAALQQNPDAASANPYVISTFSSRCGYTASYCVSAPGTKIYSSIIEGTNAGNLTTGYANYNGTSMAAPHVAGSIAVLMERFPYMSGDQVASVLRTTATDLGAPGIDALYGWGMINLRKAIDGPAMFVTEQDIPEEFRVQGAYGSGQFVADLPGIGAIIDQGKPTERVCSDITCGLDTWRNDIGGHGGLTKQGIGTLVLTGNNTYSGPTLVNQGRLAINGSLQSAVTVNDGGVLGGNGRIGALAVNSGGTVAPGNSIGTLNVAGDVTFAPGSTYAVELSPTSSDEIVASGKAVVEGATVSLSLENSPTLLSTGEVQSLLGTRYNILQAAGGIEGRFGQVLPNYAFLGGTLDYSAGGIQLAVGRNEASFASVGLTPNQRAVGAAAERLGAGNALFETLLLSPNAASAQQAFQQLSGEIHPAIGTLLINDSRYLREAVGERLRERDLFNADAPTDDRSNVWVKVLGSWGESDGGHENADSNSSIGGLLAGVDGLIAEDTRLGFVTGYSDSSLSMGSGTHSSASVDSYHLGAYLGHQIDALRLTVGGAYSWHRIDVKRDLQFGDVSGKQKTKRDATTAQLFTEAAYDLGLQPMNLEPFANLSYVHLNTDSFTEKGDAAALKGGEDNRDVVLSTLGVRAKRSFALSDQHQLELGASLGWQHNLSSVDADSHLAFANGNSAFTVQSVSMDRDAAVVGVRAGLALNRDVRVNLDYNGLIGSSEKDHGVGLTLDWQF